In one window of Eggerthella guodeyinii DNA:
- a CDS encoding DNA-formamidopyrimidine glycosylase family protein produces MIELPEALSLARQMRDAYLGRVIVEAEANRAPHKFAFYTGDPSTYDARLAGRAIVDVRATGPYVELVLNDGMTLLLREGVNARRLAPGAKAPAKHQLLLAFDDGSKLVCTAAMYGMFLIADTGADDDEYYVAARDAVPVLSDAFDEAAFRALVDAAPPVTSVKALLATEQRIPGVGNGVLQDILLNARLNPKRKAKSLADDEVARLFRAMKDTLAAMAREGGRNVEKDLYGEPGGYRCLLSAKTWKDGCPVCHGAVVRQPYLGGNVYYCPACQPLT; encoded by the coding sequence ATGATCGAACTGCCCGAAGCCCTCTCGCTCGCCCGCCAGATGCGCGACGCGTATCTCGGACGCGTCATCGTCGAAGCCGAGGCGAACCGCGCGCCCCACAAGTTCGCGTTCTACACGGGCGACCCCTCAACCTACGACGCGCGCCTCGCCGGCCGCGCGATCGTCGACGTCAGGGCCACCGGGCCCTACGTCGAGCTCGTGCTGAACGACGGCATGACACTGCTCTTGCGCGAGGGGGTGAACGCGCGCCGCCTGGCGCCGGGCGCGAAGGCGCCCGCGAAGCACCAGCTGCTGCTCGCGTTCGACGACGGCTCGAAGCTCGTGTGCACGGCCGCCATGTACGGCATGTTCCTCATCGCCGACACCGGCGCCGACGATGACGAGTACTACGTCGCCGCCCGCGACGCCGTCCCCGTGCTCTCCGACGCCTTCGACGAGGCCGCCTTCCGCGCGCTCGTCGACGCCGCACCGCCCGTCACCAGCGTGAAAGCGCTCCTGGCCACCGAGCAGCGCATCCCCGGCGTCGGCAACGGCGTGCTGCAGGACATCCTGCTGAACGCCCGCCTCAACCCGAAGCGGAAGGCGAAGTCGCTTGCCGACGACGAGGTCGCGCGCCTGTTCCGCGCCATGAAGGACACGCTGGCCGCCATGGCCCGCGAAGGCGGGCGCAACGTGGAGAAGGACCTCTACGGGGAGCCCGGCGGCTACCGGTGCCTGCTGTCGGCGAAGACGTGGAAGGACGGCTGCCCGGTCTGTCACGGCGCCGTCGTGCGCCAGCCCTACCTCGGCGGCAACGTGTACTACTGCCCCGCCTGCCAGCCGCTCACCTAA
- a CDS encoding CarD family transcriptional regulator: MYSCGDTVVYRHHVCEVAALRERYFEGRDYLELHALFENSLKLFIAADEAATDALRPVMTKREALALIDSIADAEVIDEEALKPDAPTPTLLERRIKEEYDRHLKTFAPEDLVPIMKSVHERTVRRVDSGRQITATDKKYFDLAENLLCDELAVSLDIPRDDVKGFLVERVKKAEARRR, translated from the coding sequence ATGTACTCATGCGGAGATACCGTCGTCTACCGTCATCACGTGTGCGAAGTCGCCGCGCTGCGCGAGCGGTACTTCGAAGGCAGGGACTACCTCGAGCTGCACGCGCTGTTCGAGAACTCGCTCAAACTGTTCATCGCCGCGGACGAGGCCGCGACCGACGCGCTCAGGCCCGTCATGACGAAACGCGAGGCGCTCGCGCTCATCGACTCCATCGCGGACGCCGAGGTCATCGACGAGGAGGCGCTCAAGCCCGACGCGCCCACGCCCACGCTGCTCGAGCGCCGCATCAAGGAGGAGTACGACCGCCACCTCAAGACGTTCGCGCCCGAGGACCTCGTCCCCATCATGAAGTCCGTGCACGAGCGCACCGTCCGCCGCGTCGACTCGGGACGCCAGATCACCGCCACCGACAAGAAGTACTTCGACCTCGCCGAGAACCTGCTGTGCGACGAGCTGGCCGTGTCGCTCGACATCCCCCGCGACGACGTGAAAGGCTTCCTCGTGGAGCGCGTGAAGAAGGCGGAGGCGCGCCGGCGCTGA
- a CDS encoding aldo/keto reductase: MKYRRLGKTGLMVSEIGFGAEWMEKKTAAEVRAVTARCEEAGINILDCWMAGPDVRSNLGAALANTRDSWIIQGHIGSTWQDGQYVRTRDMDLVRPAFEDLLARLGTDHVELGMIHYVDDVDEYEGIMAGPFIDYVRALKAAGTVEHVGLSTHAPEVAKLAARSGEIETIMFSVNPAFDLLPAAASLDDAFTFDYDDALAGMEPARAELYATLEREDVGLTVMKGYAGGRLFSAEASPFGAAMTPVQCIHYALTRPAAASIMAGFDEPAHVDDAVAYETAADAEKDYASVLASAPKHAYYGQCTYCGHCAPCTAGIDIAVVNKFYDLAVMQGEVPASVRAHYRALDAAADDCTACAACEPRCPFGVPIAERMAQAAALFA, encoded by the coding sequence ATGAAGTACCGTCGGTTGGGCAAGACCGGGCTCATGGTGAGCGAGATCGGCTTCGGAGCCGAATGGATGGAGAAGAAGACGGCCGCCGAGGTGCGCGCCGTGACCGCGCGCTGCGAGGAGGCGGGCATCAACATCCTCGATTGCTGGATGGCCGGCCCCGACGTGCGCAGCAACCTGGGCGCCGCGCTGGCGAACACGCGCGATAGCTGGATCATCCAGGGCCACATCGGCTCCACCTGGCAGGACGGCCAGTACGTGCGCACGCGCGACATGGACCTCGTGCGCCCCGCCTTCGAGGACCTGCTCGCGCGCCTCGGCACCGACCACGTGGAGCTCGGCATGATCCACTACGTCGACGACGTGGACGAGTACGAGGGCATCATGGCCGGGCCGTTCATCGACTACGTGCGCGCGCTCAAAGCCGCCGGCACCGTCGAGCACGTCGGGCTGTCCACCCATGCGCCCGAGGTGGCGAAGCTGGCCGCGCGCTCCGGCGAGATCGAGACGATCATGTTCAGCGTGAACCCCGCCTTCGACCTGCTGCCCGCCGCCGCGAGCCTCGACGACGCCTTCACCTTCGACTACGACGACGCGCTCGCGGGCATGGAACCGGCCCGCGCCGAGCTGTACGCGACGCTCGAGCGCGAGGACGTCGGGCTCACGGTGATGAAGGGCTACGCCGGCGGGCGCCTGTTCAGCGCCGAGGCCTCGCCCTTCGGCGCGGCGATGACGCCCGTGCAGTGCATCCACTACGCGCTCACCCGCCCCGCTGCGGCCAGCATCATGGCGGGCTTCGACGAGCCGGCGCACGTCGACGACGCCGTGGCCTACGAAACGGCCGCCGACGCGGAAAAGGACTACGCGAGCGTGCTCGCGAGCGCGCCGAAGCACGCCTACTACGGCCAGTGCACGTACTGCGGCCACTGCGCGCCCTGCACGGCCGGCATCGACATCGCCGTCGTCAACAAGTTCTACGACCTGGCCGTCATGCAGGGCGAGGTGCCCGCCTCGGTGCGCGCGCACTACCGCGCGCTCGACGCCGCGGCCGACGACTGCACGGCCTGCGCCGCCTGCGAGCCGCGCTGCCCCTTCGGCGTGCCCATCGCCGAGCGCATGGCCCAAGCCGCCGCGCTGTTCGCGTAA
- the nth gene encoding endonuclease III, producing the protein MPRETMTAKRERALEVAERMNEHYPAAECALVYGGNPFRLTIAVLLSAQTTDKGVNKVTPALWERYPTPADLASADVRDVEEIIRTIGFYHTKAANVIKCAQLVVADYGGEIPRDIDELQKLPGVGRKTANVVLNEAFGIVEGIAVDTHVFRIAHRLKFAGPSADTPAKTENALLKLYPRSWWGPINHQWVLFGRETCIARSPKCAECFICDLCPSCGTF; encoded by the coding sequence ATGCCGCGTGAAACCATGACCGCCAAGCGCGAGCGCGCCCTCGAGGTGGCCGAGCGCATGAACGAGCACTACCCCGCCGCCGAGTGCGCGCTCGTCTACGGCGGCAACCCGTTCCGCCTGACCATCGCCGTGCTGCTGAGCGCGCAGACCACCGACAAGGGCGTGAACAAGGTGACGCCCGCGCTGTGGGAGCGCTACCCCACGCCCGCCGACCTCGCCTCGGCCGACGTGCGCGACGTCGAGGAGATCATCCGCACCATCGGCTTCTACCACACGAAGGCCGCGAACGTCATCAAATGCGCCCAGCTGGTGGTGGCCGACTACGGCGGCGAGATACCGCGCGACATCGACGAGCTGCAGAAGCTGCCCGGCGTGGGCCGCAAGACGGCGAACGTCGTGCTCAACGAGGCGTTCGGCATCGTGGAGGGCATCGCGGTGGACACGCACGTGTTCCGCATCGCGCACCGGCTGAAGTTCGCCGGCCCTTCCGCCGACACGCCCGCCAAGACCGAGAACGCGCTGCTCAAGCTGTACCCGCGCTCCTGGTGGGGGCCCATCAACCACCAGTGGGTGCTGTTCGGCCGCGAGACGTGCATCGCGCGCAGCCCGAAATGCGCCGAGTGCTTCATCTGCGACCTGTGTCCCAGCTGCGGCACGTTCTAA
- a CDS encoding helix-turn-helix transcriptional regulator, with amino-acid sequence MQNAKEMRTLALQEPSAASYGDADNIDLDAVVRWALPVAPLVAASLSVLSYTLSPVAELHESNLYLAFFASALIGFLSALLVCRAGRFASKALGVVDAVVLECAFAFFMLGYPMTQPLSGFTWAAVAMTGYSAASLLVLWLPYQPVGTERTEMFGFAVAFLCGFLIRVVQILLPPLMLGFLFPLATVIPLLVVQRRKPRSFKLDRSGIAVGSLGKAAPLAMRFVVIGMGMGLMGNGAYNADYSAGLLAVLLIAASLYRRAPALRTVSHVAPALMVIGLCMWLLPESGAPLAVYLAGCGSLTVWLLCSARGSILLTGVLLSAATVLCLVGLAVQQVLAGAFSMDGASMVVALIIAMVVIDVVCGMLGLKDRAELFEGSLEVRQEPQDERACARAVEQAFLAYQLSARELEVAAFLLENRSVGYICASLGLSQSTVKTHIRHIYGKMDIHSKDELQLLARGRETRSSS; translated from the coding sequence ATGCAAAACGCGAAGGAGATGAGGACGCTGGCCCTGCAAGAGCCGTCTGCTGCATCGTACGGCGATGCCGACAACATCGATCTAGACGCGGTCGTTCGCTGGGCTCTCCCGGTCGCTCCTCTCGTCGCCGCCAGCCTATCCGTTCTCTCGTACACGCTCTCTCCTGTGGCGGAACTGCATGAAAGCAATCTTTACCTGGCTTTCTTCGCCTCCGCCCTCATCGGCTTCCTCTCGGCTCTGCTCGTGTGCCGGGCGGGACGGTTTGCCTCAAAGGCGTTGGGCGTCGTCGATGCCGTCGTGTTGGAATGCGCGTTCGCGTTCTTTATGCTGGGCTATCCGATGACGCAGCCTCTTTCAGGTTTCACGTGGGCTGCCGTAGCGATGACGGGCTATTCTGCGGCGTCTCTCTTGGTGCTTTGGCTCCCATATCAACCCGTCGGGACGGAGCGGACCGAGATGTTTGGATTCGCGGTTGCGTTTTTGTGCGGCTTTCTCATCCGCGTCGTTCAGATACTGCTCCCGCCGCTCATGCTCGGGTTTCTGTTCCCTCTTGCTACCGTGATACCCCTGCTCGTCGTCCAGCGCCGCAAGCCCCGGTCGTTCAAGCTTGATCGGTCGGGGATAGCTGTCGGCTCGCTGGGCAAAGCTGCGCCGCTCGCCATGCGCTTCGTGGTTATTGGCATGGGGATGGGGCTCATGGGAAACGGCGCTTACAACGCGGATTACAGTGCGGGCCTTCTGGCCGTACTTTTGATTGCGGCTTCACTCTACCGGCGCGCGCCCGCGCTGCGGACCGTCTCGCATGTCGCCCCCGCGCTTATGGTGATAGGCCTTTGCATGTGGCTGCTGCCCGAATCAGGCGCCCCCCTCGCCGTGTACCTTGCGGGATGCGGCTCTCTGACGGTGTGGCTGCTCTGCTCGGCGCGTGGGAGCATTCTGCTTACCGGCGTCCTTTTGAGCGCTGCGACCGTTCTTTGCCTCGTTGGGCTCGCTGTCCAGCAGGTTTTGGCGGGAGCGTTCTCGATGGACGGTGCTTCCATGGTGGTGGCGTTGATCATTGCGATGGTTGTGATCGACGTCGTTTGCGGGATGCTCGGCTTGAAAGACCGCGCGGAGCTCTTCGAAGGCTCTTTGGAGGTGCGGCAGGAGCCGCAGGACGAGCGTGCCTGTGCACGTGCGGTAGAGCAGGCGTTCCTGGCGTACCAGCTTTCAGCACGCGAGCTGGAGGTTGCCGCCTTTCTGCTCGAGAACAGGAGCGTTGGTTACATCTGCGCATCGCTCGGCCTCTCTCAAAGCACGGTGAAGACTCATATCCGCCACATTTACGGCAAGATGGACATTCATAGCAAAGACGAGCTGCAGCTGCTCGCCCGAGGGCGGGAAACCCGCTCGTCATCCTAA